The Euphorbia lathyris chromosome 3, ddEupLath1.1, whole genome shotgun sequence genome contains a region encoding:
- the LOC136221597 gene encoding probable glutathione S-transferase produces the protein MADEVILIASSISCFAERVKIALAEKEIKYQLKEEDLRNKSPLLLQMNPVNKQIPVFIHNGNPVCESMIIIQYIDEVWTHKSPLLPSDPYQRAQSRFWADYIDKKIYPNGKMLWTSEGEVKETAKKNLIESLQTLERELGDKAYFGGECFGYVDVAFIPFYFFFYTFEKLGDFSMMVECPKLMEWATRCLEKETVSNSISDPYKVYEVIMGMMINK, from the exons ATGGCAGATGAAGTAATTCTGATAGCTTCAAGCATAAGTTGTTTTGCAGAGAGAGTGAAAATAGCCCTAGCAGAGAAGGAAATCAAGTATCAACTCAAAGAAGAAGATTTAAGAAACAAGAgccctcttcttcttcagatGAACCCTGTTAATAAGCAAATCCCTGTGTTCATCCATAATGGGAACCCAGTTTGTGAATCAATGATCATTATtcagtatattgatgaggtttGGACTCATAAATCCCCTCTTTTACCCTCTGATCCATATCAACGAGCTCAATCCAGGTTTTGGGCTGACTACATTGACAAGAag ATATACCCAAATGGGAAGATGTTATGGACAAGTGAAGGAGAAGTAAAAGAAACGGCTAAAAAGAATCTGATTGAGAGCCTTCAAACACTGGAAAGAGAGCTTGGAGATAAGGCATATTTTGGAGGAGAATGTTTTGGATATGTAGATGTTGCTTTTATTCcattctatttctttttttacacTTTTGAAAAGTTGGGTGACTTTAGTATGATGGTTGAGTGTCCTAAGCTTATGGAGTGGGCTACTAGATGTTTGGAGAAAGAGACTGTGTCTAACTCTATTTCTGATCCTTACAAGGTTTATGAAGTTATTATGGGGATGATGATTAACAAGTAA